CAGCCCAGGAAGACTTACAAAACAaacgaaaaaataaattaattaggaCTGCTCTTACACTAACAAATTAACAATCGTCTACTTATgcaacataaattattttattattatcctTCTGATACGTGGACGGAccatgtaaatttattttttaataataataaataaaacattgtttttaatcatttggaatATATCATTTTCAGAAGTCAAAACGTTGACTTTGCTTCTCatgactaaatttttttataatatattctaaaaaattataagttccccaaaattatttaaaataacattctTATcttcatatataaatataaaaataactagttatttttataattatttgatgacattgcataaaataaaaagacatGTGCTAATAGAAATCATTACGAAAAGGTTCGATTTTTATAGCGTATTAGagatattattttgattaattgatagaattaatgaattataaattagtaaaaatgTGACAACACACTTGCTTAAAAAAGGTGTTTAGGTTCAATCATAACCTAattaataggtggttgaacctttagacttataaattcatttatatttgttctcttAACCAATGTGGGAATTATCTTTAACACTCCCACTCAAATGCAACCGGAACTGAACATCCGGTTGTCACTTGAAATTGACTCCTCCCCTGAaactgaaactttttgatttaacAAGCTGCGGCAATACCGCATCGGACCGCTGGAAATGAACATCCAAACGGACAACTGGCATATTAAAAATCCGCGCCAGACCcattgaaatttttgatttaataccCATCGGCAACTCCGAACCGGGCcgctgggactggacatccagaCGAACAACAGGCAAATTATGAACCCGGGCCAGacccgctctgataccatattagaaatattattttaattaattggtaggagtaattaattataaattgatgaGAATATGACAACCCGCATGCTTAAAGGAGATGCTTAGATTCAACTatgacctaataactagaactagttaataggtggttgaacaTTTGTacttataaattcatttatatttgttcttctaagtaatgtgggattatctttaacatgGCGATTTTTGATTggacaaaaaacaaaatttcaggTTTAATATCTCCATATCcgttgtaattttaaaaaattattttgtttgttcAATATTTTGGAAGTAGAACAGTAGAACTAACTTTAGGACTTGCCAATTTTTTCCTATTATGTTTGCTCGAACATGTTCCTACCAAAAGAGTATTATATTAAACCTTATCCGTTCAATAGAATGCAAAAAGAGAGCTgttataaaccaaagtttttaTAGATTTGTCTCAAATTTTTATCCAAAGATTTCATAAATCTGCACTGTTATTACTCATATTTAGGGATGACAAAGGAGAGAGAATTTTCCATGAACATCCTCCCATAAATATCAAGTTTTAGATTTTTCAAAACTTTTTTTGAGatagaaataaaatatcaaaatgtaaAACTCTTGAAGTTTTTGTGCGACATATCTCGACATTGTTGCActtataaaaatgagaaaatttgagaaaacaccctaattttaaaaatatttgtaaagatTACCTCCCTTATGAAAAGATACGTAAAATACTTcctgttttaaatttattcttgtttttaCTCACACGTGTCTTTTCTTAATATATTTACCtagcttatttatttttttactcccgttttttttaaatctttatttttatactctaGGAGCAGTTATTGctcatttatttgtttttcgCTCAGTTTTTCGTTTATCTCAATTCTGTCGAATctttgaaactttttgattcttCGTTTTGCCTCTTCTTTTTGCCCTAACTTCTCGTTCTTCTCCGCTTACGATTCTCTGTGTCGCATTGCTCGTTGTCGTTACTTTCATCATCTTCATTGTGCTCCGGTGAGAATTTTTTACGTGTTCTGTTTTCTTTTCTCTGTTGACGATATCGTTTTGTTGAGTAATTTACTGTTACATTTAGTATTGAGATGTGTTTATCATCTGATTGTATAATCagcattgtttttttattaattagatgtGTTTATCATCTGATTATGTTATTTAGCattgattttattatgattttactTTGTTTTCTATTCAtgcatttatatatttatattttttatctttattaacTTATCAAgtgtttttgtgtttgtttttgatTCTCAGTTAATTGCACAATATGAGTGAtagtgattttgaagaaacaTTATCTGATTTTTTGAGTAAAAAGAAGACTTCTAAGAGTCCTGAGAAAACAATGGAAAAGGCTGGTGTTTCTCCTCTTCGTAGGAGTTCGAGAAGTAAAGAAATTATTAAATCTAATGCTGTTGTCTGTGTAAAAGAGAAGAAAGCAATTGTGAAATATAAGTCTGTGAAGAAGGATGTTGCTTGTAAAAGAAAAGGAGATGTTGTTTTGCACCAAAGAGATATCAAGAGGAAAAGGCTTGGTAGTGATAACTTGAATAAAAGTGATTCTATGCaggtatttttgttttttttgttatgataatgaaatgataatattatgacaaTCACATGATAATGTACTGATAATATGAAGATGTGTAACatgataatcacatgataatgTGTCAGATAAGCTCTATGATTATGACATGATAATGTGTTTGATAAATATGTGATagattatcatattatcatattatcatattataatatgaaGAGCTGCTGATTTAAGGAAGTTAAGATAACTTCTTGTTAATGTATTGTTGTTTGATGATTATCTGatgataatatgattataattttgtttatatgatAACATTTTTAAGATAGTTGTATTGttgtatttgaaattataaCATGATGATAATATAATGTCATTGTAagataatatgattataatGATTGCTATCATTGAAATTATAACATGATGATAACATGATAACTCTGTGAAGATACTGCATTGATCATACAATATTATATGATGATTACTTGatgataatataataaaattgtgATATCTGAGAAGTTTCTGCCTGAGTTTTAAATgataccattttttttttgttttttgtcttTGTTTACTGCAGAAGTTTGATTTGTTAATTGATCCAAAGGAACGTTTTGTTGGGAAAGTTGGAAATGCAAGTTCCAATTCAGTgatcaaaaatataaagttgAAGCTTAATGATGATCAGTTATCTATTTTAAAGAACAGTAGGTTTGGTTCCTTTTTATGGCTGGACAAGGATGTACTTAGTCTTAGACTCATACATTCTATACTTTTAAGGGAGGTGCATCATGCCAATCTTTCTGAACTTTGGTTTAATTACGGATCTCAGATTCTGCGTTTCAGTTTGTATGAGTTTGGTCTCGTTAGCGGTCTTGTTTGTGGAAGTGACGAGTCAAGATTTTCTGGTTATTTTGAGGatggtgatttttttaataaattttttagtgATGAGAGCAAGATTACACGTCAGGTTATTGAAGCAAAATTTCTTGATGCTGTTTGGGAGAATGATGATGAGGCTGTAAAGTTTGCGAAGCTTTACATGGTGCAATGTTTTATTTTGGGTAATCTTGGGACTACTTTGATTGAAGATCGTTTCATTCACTTGCTGGATAGTTCTGATTATGATGATTTTCCATGGGGGAAATATCCGTTTGAATTATTTGTTCAGTCTACTAAGAACAAGCTCTCAAGTAAACTGAAGTCATCAAGTCAATCTACCTTCTATCGACTTTATGGATTTCCGTATGCCATCCAATTCTGGTTTTATGAAACATTAGTTTCTGTGCCTCAGTACCTGTGTACTTTGAACGATGCTGCTGCCTATCCTCGGTTAATGCGTTGGATACCGaaggatataaaaaaaatgcagaactttgattttaaagtttttgatGATGAAACTGAAAAGGTATAATGatgcttatttaatttttgctcgattaatttgtgtatttttcgtgatctaattattaattaattcttaTAGGTCACAGTCCTTTCAAATATTGTAGCAACTGACGATGAGTCTGGTAGTCTTATTGTTAATGGACTCTATTATCAAGGTCACGTTGCTGCGCAAGAAAGAAATGATGCTTGTATAGCTGAAGTTAGAATCATGGAAGTGGCAAGGTCTGCTTGCGTTAACTTTGTCAAGGAATTGAAAGCTCAGATTTTTGACAATGATGTTGATTATTCTGATTTGGAGAGTGACGTTCGAAAGCGCATTTGTGCTTCTGTTGATAATTTTGAAGTAAATcaattaagtaatattttcaaaGTCAATTCTGGAAAGGTATGTGGTTTGttataattgtatgataacattatgataatattaacaTTATtctatgataattttatgataatgttatcaTAATGAtattgataatatttatgataactGTATGATAATATTCTTATGATAAAtgtatgataatttttaaaatgttttaatttttgttaaatataggCTGAAACTGTAGAAAAGAAGATACATAATTCTGTTGATAGTGAAGATGTTGACTATGaggtatttgatatttttatttcacatatatttattattctaaatattaatttcttaatatttgttttttagaCTGATAATGAGAAAAACATTGGCTCTTCGGAAGAAACTGCGAATGATGATAGCGTGTCTTATGAGGTTTTGAGGCGGAGTGCTGATGTCCAGCAGAATGTTCAGCCGAATGATCTTGATAATAGTAAAAATGATGAACCTGTTGGTGAATGTGTTGATGGTGAAATggtatattttttcatttgttaaCAGCTAGATaatttattgtttgtttttttattaatcttttttttttatagattgttACTGAGGTTAATGTAGAGTTGGAAGGCTTATTGCATGATAATCCTGAAATTGAGGAAGGAATTTGTGGTGAGATGGATGGTGGTGTTGTTGCTGAAGCTGACACTGTTGTTGATGACTCGGAGAGGAATTTTGACGTGGATGCTCTTTTTGATAGTAATCCTAATGAGTCTACTGAAAACATTGATGAAGTTAAGCATGCTGAGTTGGCTGAGAAATTTGAACAAGTTGAGGAAGCTGAGTTGGTTGATAAAATGGATTCAGATGGAGAGGGTGATAGGATTCAAAAAATTGATGATATTGAGCAGGCTGAGCTGGAAGAACAAGCTAAGAAAGTTGATCATGTTGATATTGTGGTTGCTCAAGAGAATGAAAAATTggttttaaatgaaaaagaatctGAGTTGGAGGTATCTTTACAATTTGGATAATTTGATGATACTGATATATAAGATATTCTAATGATAatgtatttctttttatatgtgATGTAATGGCATTTTATTATTCTGACTAATAAtgtcttatttaaatttagaaatattataattataatttgttatatgtgattatgttttgataatttcatATCTAATATAATAATGATACGTATATGATAACATGTATTTGACAATGTAATGTGTCTGTAATTAGTGTGCCATGATAACTGTATGATACTTTTATGATACCTTTATGATAATATCATTTCTTTTAATGTaataatgtttgtaattattGCGCcatgataattgtatgatactGTATGATACTTTTATGATAACgtcatttcttttttattttcctgGTGAAGCAGAATTTTTGTAATGCTGCTGTGGAAGAAGTTGATCAGTCAAGCAAAATAAATGAGCTAATTGATTCTGAAGTTGCGATGCTTAGTGAAGTATGCAGCGATGAGTTTATAACACCTCCTTCTGTACAATCAGATTTAAATGTTCCTTCTgcaaatataattttagaaaaggAAACAAATGAATCTGGTGATACTGAAATTGCTGATCATGCTGCTTGTGAGCAACAAGTATCTTCACTTGTTGCATCTTTGTCGTGCTGGGTTCGTACTGaggtatttattaaattttgtttttgtttattttttatttttgcatatgcatttatttaaaatgtgtttATTTATGCAGGAAAAAATAATTGAACCAGCTGTTCTAGTTAATAAGGTTGAATTACCTAAAACAACAGCTTTGAAAGAAGAGATAGTCACTGATGAAACAACTATTCAAGCTGAGAAAGTTGCTGCTCCGAGAAGGAGATTGAaagtaatgtttttttttaattataatgttatttatttaatcagtgttttttataatttattttttgtattttaatagCTTGTAAAAAGAAAACTGAATGAAGAGTTGAACAAGGATGTAAAGTTGGAGAATAGTTCAAGTATGATGGCAAAACAGTTTCCTCTGCTGATGAAAATTCGCAATTTAGACAATCCTGGAAAAGTTCAAGCAGTTGGTAATACGTTTGTAAATCGTAATCCTTTAATTGTTGAAAGTGTGTCTGATATGTGTAATCAAGAATGGCTTTCTGAATTTAATGACTGGATTTGTGTTGGCACATAcaagaagaaaaatgaaatgTAAGTTTTGTgttatctgattttttttaatatactgtcgatatttatttatttgttattaacattttgttttgaaatttgtaGGAATGAAATTTATTATCCAAATTACAAAACGTTAAGACCAGTGATAAGGCTTGGTGGAGAGGGTATTGTTACTAAAGATTTCTTTTACAAGCTTCATACACCAGGAGCCTATTTGGATTCAAGTGtaagttatatttatttatattattatagtttatataagcatatgatattttattggaatgataatatgatgataacaTAGGATATTATTaagataataacatgataatattatgataatggtGTTTTTATCTGTATGATaacaatattatcataatattatgataataatataatgataatattatgataacagtTTTATCTGTATGATTATCTTATGATAATGAGTTTTTATATGATACTCCTACtaagtttttaactttttttgttttttttttcagcatATTGATTGTCTGTTTTCATATTTGAGGAAGAAGTGTTTGTTTCTGAACAATGATTACAGTGTATGTGGTAATTTTTTCGATCAGTATGTTCAGAATGGGTATTTACTCTATCAGGAGACACGTAGTGTGACTGATTTACCAATGTTTGCTgaattatataatttcattGTTGGAGAAGATGGTGCTTATAAGAGGTGTTGGTCTGATGTGAAGAATATACTGTTTCCAGTTCACCTTAAAGTTGATGGTGAATCTCAGGACCATTGGATTCTTGCTAAACTCAGTTTTGAGTATAGGACCTTTTTTGTGTACAACTCTCGTAGGAGTGAGCTTTATGATAATCATACTGCTACTGTTATGACTGCATATGCAACATTGC
This window of the Mercurialis annua linkage group LG5, ddMerAnnu1.2, whole genome shotgun sequence genome carries:
- the LOC126681414 gene encoding uncharacterized protein LOC126681414, which produces MSDSDFEETLSDFLSKKKTSKSPEKTMEKAGVSPLRRSSRSKEIIKSNAVVCVKEKKAIVKYKSVKKDVACKRKGDVVLHQRDIKRKRLGSDNLNKSDSMQKFDLLIDPKERFVGKVGNASSNSVIKNIKLKLNDDQLSILKNSRFGSFLWLDKDVLSLRLIHSILLREVHHANLSELWFNYGSQILRFSLYEFGLVSGLVCGSDESRFSGYFEDGDFFNKFFSDESKITRQVIEAKFLDAVWENDDEAVKFAKLYMVQCFILGNLGTTLIEDRFIHLLDSSDYDDFPWGKYPFELFVQSTKNKLSSKLKSSSQSTFYRLYGFPYAIQFWFYETLVSVPQYLCTLNDAAAYPRLMRWIPKDIKKMQNFDFKVFDDETEKVTVLSNIVATDDESGSLIVNGLYYQGHVAAQERNDACIAEVRIMEVARSACVNFVKELKAQIFDNDVDYSDLESDVRKRICASVDNFEVNQLSNIFKVNSGKAETVEKKIHNSVDSEDVDYETDNEKNIGSSEETANDDSVSYEVLRRSADVQQNVQPNDLDNSKNDEPVGECVDGEMVYFFIC